The following are from one region of the Oligoflexia bacterium genome:
- a CDS encoding TolC family protein: MALANAKVPTLLPINVADVEGMVLTNNVKISLAKTDFEIANADVQKARGDFDYYFTLNPSYKYDQRLTNSVFDLEVVEEKTTSYSLALKKKFSLGTVTELSLQHLQIHTNSARSLLENRYQTAGQAKLTQPLLGGGGFAFNEAKLRQAELRKKQAYWTLIEKMNEVTAQSLGLFWELYKAQQEVQLKSDAVEGARSKLEEIEKRYTEGNTSSFDVIYARPRLEIAKASLLLAQSNSLEVNEKLSREILPLTHDTREIHLIPQTKSPSFFDLKIAVDVLKQKSTQEVSIAQRQRMQFEINEASVEIEKAANAKLPQFNLDLKYLTTGMDIQENQARQNMLANKNPSWTAMLTFSMPLEFNSTQGEYDRVSVAKSIKENQHRNELLSGKLEIDSSLRDLERLTTNFENNELQLERQSEILKYKKLLFQNGKISILELGGAQDEYDSFITKKFQIYADQQKLKAFIEGKLNFIVTDQTLRNQYPPGL; this comes from the coding sequence GTGGCTCTAGCTAATGCTAAGGTTCCAACACTTTTGCCTATCAACGTCGCTGATGTTGAAGGCATGGTCTTAACCAATAATGTTAAGATCAGTCTTGCCAAAACTGACTTTGAAATTGCTAATGCTGATGTTCAAAAAGCTCGGGGTGATTTTGACTATTACTTCACCTTAAATCCCTCATATAAATATGATCAGAGATTAACTAACTCAGTGTTTGATCTAGAAGTGGTAGAAGAGAAAACAACATCATATTCTTTAGCACTTAAGAAAAAATTTTCGCTAGGAACTGTGACTGAATTATCTCTTCAGCATTTACAGATTCACACAAATTCTGCTCGTAGTTTGTTAGAAAATCGATATCAAACCGCAGGCCAAGCTAAATTAACCCAACCACTTCTTGGTGGTGGAGGTTTTGCTTTTAACGAGGCAAAATTACGACAAGCGGAACTTAGAAAAAAACAGGCTTATTGGACTTTGATTGAAAAAATGAATGAAGTCACGGCGCAATCTCTTGGGCTTTTTTGGGAACTCTATAAAGCGCAACAAGAAGTGCAGTTAAAGTCAGACGCAGTTGAGGGAGCTAGATCAAAGCTTGAAGAAATCGAAAAACGTTATACTGAAGGTAATACCAGTTCGTTTGATGTGATTTATGCGCGCCCACGACTAGAAATCGCAAAGGCATCACTTCTACTTGCGCAATCAAATAGTTTAGAGGTCAATGAAAAACTAAGTCGTGAAATTTTACCTTTAACTCATGACACTCGTGAGATTCACTTGATTCCACAGACTAAATCTCCTTCATTTTTTGATTTAAAAATCGCAGTGGATGTACTCAAACAAAAAAGTACTCAAGAAGTTTCAATTGCTCAACGTCAACGCATGCAGTTTGAAATTAATGAGGCAAGTGTTGAAATTGAAAAGGCAGCTAATGCAAAGCTGCCGCAATTTAACCTAGATTTAAAATACCTAACAACCGGAATGGATATACAAGAAAATCAAGCTCGGCAAAATATGTTGGCAAATAAGAATCCATCATGGACTGCAATGCTCACTTTTTCTATGCCATTAGAATTTAATTCTACTCAAGGCGAGTATGATCGAGTAAGTGTTGCAAAATCGATTAAAGAGAACCAGCATCGAAATGAATTGTTATCAGGTAAACTTGAAATTGATTCAAGTCTTAGGGATCTTGAAAGATTAACAACAAATTTTGAAAATAATGAATTGCAACTTGAGAGACAATCAGAAATTTTAAAATACAAAAAATTATTATTTCAGAATGGAAAAATATCGATATTAGAATTAGGTGGAGCTCAAGACGAGTACGATAGTTTTATCACAAAGAAGTTTCAAATTTATGCAGATCAACAAAAACTAAAAGCCTTCATTGAAGGTAAGCTCAACTTCATTGTCACAGATCAAACATTACGAAATCAATATCCTCCAGGTTTGTAA